GGTATCTTCACTTTAGTTGGTACTGTTATCGTTTACTATATCGCAGCTGCTTTAACTGGTGGTGGTAGAGTTGATGAAGAAACTGAACAACTTGGTCTTGATGAAGCTGTTCATGGTGAAAAAGTTCTTAATGCATAAGAACTTTTTCTAAATATGAAAGAGAGATAATATGAAAAAGATAGAAGCAATTATAAAACCTTATAAACTTGAAGAAACAAAAGAAGCTTTAGCTGAAATCGGTATTGACGGTTTAACAGTTTCAGAAGTTCAAGGGTATGGTCGTCAAAAAGGGCATACTGAACTTTACCGTGGTTCGGAATATCAAACAGATTTTATTCCGAAAAACAAACTTGAAATCGTAGTGAACGACAGCTTAGTTGATCAAGTAACTGAAGTGATCAAAGAGGTGAACTACACTGGTAAAATCGGTGACGGTAAAATTATGATCAGTCCGATTGATAATACAATCAGAATCCGTACTGGAGAGATGGGCGAAGACGCCGTATAACTCTTTTAATTCCCACATTTGTGGGGATTTTCTTCTCAATCTACACTCTTAAATCTTACACTTTGGAACACTATCTGAATAGATATACTAGAGGAAAATATTATGAATAAACCATTACAAACTAATCCGATAAAACTTTCACAACCTATGGGCGCTTTGCTTTGCTTTTTAGGAATTAAAAATTGTATGCCTCTTATGCATGGAGCACAAGGGTGTGCCTCTTTTTCTAAGGTTTTTTTTACAAGACATTTCAGTGACCCAATTGCTATACAGACAACAGCAGTCAATGATATAACAGCTGTCATAGACGGTGGAGAATACTCAATCTCTGAAGCGATAAAAAACATTACAAAAAAAGTTACACCAGATTTAGTAGGTTTATTTACAACAGGTATGACTGAGACTAAGGGTGATGATATTAAAGGTGCTTCCTCTTTACTTAAAGATATTCAATTGATGTGCTATGTAAATACACCTGATTTTGAAGGTGGTTTAGAAAGCGGATTTGCAAAATCTGTAGAAGCACTTGTAGAACAACTTGTCAAAGAGTGTTCAGAAGTAAACAATAATAAAGCTGTACTCATCCCAAATGTTAATCTTACACCTATAGAGATTGAAAAGATTAAAGATGAGATCGCAAAATTTGGTTTTGAAGTTTTTGCTCTTCCTGATCTGAGTGATTCGTTGGATGGACATTTAGGACTCAAGCAAGGGGCCTTAAGTAGTGGAGGGATTAGTGTTGAAGAGATTCAAAATCTGGGTGATGCATCTGTTGTAATCTCTATTGGCGCTTCGGTAGAAAAGGCTGGAACTCTGCTCAGTCAAAAAAATGAAAAGATGACACATTTCCATTTTCAAACTGTGAGCGGATTACTTGCAGCTGATGCTTTTTACAAAGCACTAATGGAGTTTAAAACACTCTCAAAACCAAATCCTAGTATTGTTAGATGGAGAAAAAGACTTCAAGATGCTCTTTTAGATACCCATTTTGCAATCGGGGGAACAAAAATGGTGATTGCACTTGAAGCTGATCAGGCATTAAGCGTTGCAACGACCCTTATAGAAGCTGGAGCAGATATCAAAACGATTGTAGTTCCTACAAAAACAAAAGTTTTAGATGCTTTAGAATGTGAAGTAATTGTAGGTGATTTTGAAGATGTTGAGGAAAAACTTCAAGATGCAGAGCTTCTAATTACTAACTTTCATGGTGAAAGAATTGCCCATGAACAACACAAAGCCTTATTGCTCAGAGGCTATCCAAACTACGAAACAGTTGGCAATCAGCTAATTAACGACACTCTATATGAAGGAAGTTGTTATCTCTTATTTAGTGTGGCAAACCTTATAAACTCTACTACGCACCATTAAAAATATCTCAAAGGAACACTTTCTGTATATATATGCTTAATATATATAGAAAATGGAGATAAATATGGCTTCAACAATTACTGTGACATCAAATGTCGGTGAACCTGGAACAATTAGAGTTGCTTTTGCAACAAACGATAATGAGAACATTGATGCACACTTCGGAAGTGCGAAGCAGTTTAATGTTTACGACATCTCGAGTAACGGTTTTGATATCTCTACGATTATCAAAATCGATAGTAAAGATACGGATCAAACCGTAGCGCTTTTAGACAAATGTGACATAGTTTATTTTGTAAATATAGGTCCGACAGCTGCAGCAAAAATTATCAATTCTGGAATCTTTCCAATCAAGTATAAAGAAGTTGTGTCAATTGATGAGGAACTTAAAAAACTAGTATCAATGCTGGGAACAAATCCTCCTCCATTTATTAAAAAAATTATTCAAAAGAAGGCTGCATAATGGAAAATATATTTATAGATACATTAATTGGTCAAGTAAGAGCACTTGATCAATTCGGTACATGGGCAAATCGTGAAGATGAAGATATCCTCAAAGAAAAATATGTAAAAAGTAAAGAGGAATTAAAAAATATTCCGGTTATTGCAGATATCGATGAGATGCAGATTCAAGATATTCGTTTAATTTATCAATCAGTTGCTTTGGCTTTTGAGAAAAAAACAGGGATTATGTGTTCTGTTGTTATGGAGATGAGCCATGAAGGTTTTGGTCGTGCAGTTGTTATCGCAGATAAGATTGTAATTGTTAATAAGTTTTTTAAAGATGCACATCGTTTCTCTTTCCGTACATACGAGCAGTTATGTGAAGATGGTGAGAAAATGGTTGAAGATGCTATAAAAATATACAACGAATATAAAAAATAGGGGGTTAAAAATGGCAAAATATGGAATCTTCGTTGGAACAGCCGGCGGAACAAGTATGAAGGTAGCAGACATTCTTGCAGAGGAATTTGGAATTGAAGAAGATGATATCATCAACATGGAAGAGGACTTCGATGATGTTGAGGAACAACTTCTTGAATATGATGTACTTTTTTTAGGTAGTTCAACTTGGGGACAAGGTGACTTACACTTCTCTTGGGTAGACCCTATTTTAGAGATAGAAGACGAAGATATAGATTTTAGTGGAAAAACAGTTGCATTTTTCGGTGCAGGTGATTGTAAAAAACATGGTGAGCATTTTTGCTCAGCGTTAGGAAAATTACATAAAACTTTTACTGAAGCTGGAGCAAAAGCGATAGGCTTTATCCCTAAAGAAGATTATTCATATGAATTTTCACTTGCAGAGATTGATGGCAAGTTTTGTGGTTTAGGAATTGATGAACACAATGAGAGTGAAAAAACTAGTGAAAGGATAGAAAAATGGGTTGGCTTATTAAAATCAGAACTAGGAGAATAAAATGTATTTGGTTACAGCGGTAATAAACAAAGCAAATTTAAAAAACGTTTTAGAAGATCTTTTTGCAAATAATTTTGAAGGGATCACGGTAAGCGATGTTATCGGAAAAGGCTCTTTTGGTTTAAAAGAGGCAGATAACGGGATCGTAGACCTTGTAGAAAAAGTAAAATTAGAGATGGTTGTTTCTACAAAAGAAAATAGAGAACGTGCAATGGAATGTGTACGTTCTAATGCTCACGATTTAGGTCGAGGGGCTGGAAAAATGTGGTGGATCGATGTTGGTGGTGTTGAACGCATCAGAACAGGTGAAAGAGATCAAGATGCCTTAACAACGCAAATAGACAAGAAAATCGGTAATGTTACGCATATCGCAACAACACATATCGATACGCCATGTAGCTAAAGGAACAGATTATGAATACTACAGAAAAGTCATTGGATGAGTTCTACGAACTAACTGATGCGGAAGATTATTTTGATTTTTTCGATTTAGAGTACGATGCAAGCTTAGTAAACATCAAGCGATTTCACATTTTAAAAGAATATGGGACACTTATTAAGACTGGAATGCAAAACCTTGGCGGTCAAGATGAACGTCTTTTAGACTTTTTAAAATATTCACTTTTAAAAGTTTACGGTGAGTTTGCAAACGGCTATGCTCCAAGTGCGGCTGATGTTTGGGATATGTTTAAAGATGGAAAATTAAGCGGTTGTATGAGCTGTACACCGCAAGCAGGAAACAGTTGTGGCTGCTAATTTTACATTTGATCCGGACGTAACGCTGTATGACAGTATCACTGCTGACAGATCAGGGCGCGATGCTGAAGAACCAAAGTTCATGATTGGACAAAAAGTAAGACTTGTTGAAGATATTGTAAACGACGGTACATATCCACATGCCAAGATAGGTACACTGATGATGCCGAAAGGTACGATCGGATATATAAAAACAATGGGAGATTTTTTACAAGTTATTCGTGTCTATGAAGTGCACTTCTTCGGTGCTGAGATGGAAGTAGAGATTGTCGGTTGTCGTGAACATGAGTTAGAGTCTATGGATGATGACTATGTTGATGAAGAGACTTTGGACAGAGAAGCTTTTGAAGCGCATAGAAAAAAAATGGCTAAATTGAAAGAAGAGAAGTAAACTTAAAAAGGAGAGAGTGTGGCGAAGGTGATTTTCATTGGCTTTGATACAGAAAAAGACGGTTTGTATCATGCGCCAAAAGGNTACACTGATGATGCCGAAAGGTACGATCGGATATATAAAAACAATGGGAGATTTTTTACAAGTTATTCGTGTCTATGAAGTGCACTTCTTCGGTGCTGAGATGGAAGTAGAGATTGTCGGTTGTCGTGAACATGAGTTAGAGTCTATGGATGATGACTATGTTGATGAAGAGACTTTGGACAGAGAAGCTTTTGAAGCGCATAGAAAAAAAATGGCTAAATTGAAAGAAGAGAAGTAAACTTAAAAAGGAGAGAGTGTGGCGAAGGTGATTTTCATTGGCTTTGATACAGAAAAAGACGGTTTGTATCATGCGCCAAAAGGTGAACCAATTGTAAGATTGGCTAAAGATAACGGTATACCGATTAACTTTGAATGTCAAGACGGTGAATGTGCTAGCTGTTTAATTAAATACGAAAATATAGAGGACGAAGAACCTACAAACTATATTGAAGATAAAGAGCTAGAAAAACTAGTGGAGTTGGGTGTTTTAAAATCTAAGGATGCGGAACACTGTCAACAATTTACGATCAGCCCAAAAGTGAGATTGGCATGCCAAACACTTGTTAAGGGTGATGTTATCATCAAACCATTTTTACAATAAGGAGAAAGAAAAAATGACTACAAGAGTTGAAATCATAAACGATTTTTTAGCAATTAACGTGAAAGAGGGAAGTACTATTCAAGATATCGTGGAGGCTAGTGGTAGTGCACTTCCTTTTGGATGTCGTGACGGTGAATGTGGAACATGTATTGTTGAAGTTGAATCAGGGATGGAATTTCTTACAGATAAAACTGACAAAGAAGTTAAAGTATTAAAAGAGATCTGTTCTGGTACTTGTACTCCAAACTCACGTCTTTCATGTCAAATGAAAATTGCTAAGCCAAACGGTTTAGTAAGACTTAAATACTAAGGAAAATCTCAAACCATTTTTATGGTTTGAGGAACAATAATATGTCTGCAGCATTAGGACTTCAAGCAAAACAAAAACAAACTTTACAATTGTCACTAAGACTTTGGTTGCCTTTACTTCAAGCACCTCTGCAAGACCTTGAAACTGTATTTAAAGAACATAGTTATGATAATCCATTTTTGGAATACAATTCATCTTTTGAATCAAGCTATAACAGCAGTGGTTTGATTGAAGAGATCAACACATACAAAGAGTCGTTTTACGAGAAAGTATCAAACCAGATTGATGCACCTCTTTTCCCAACGCCAAACTCTCAAAACGTAGCAATGGAGATTTTGGATAATATTGACAGTGACGGATATTTTGACGGAGACACAGAGACGATAGCCGTTAAATGCAATACTACAAAAGAGTTTGTTGAGAGCATTCGCCAACGTTTCGCATATATTGATCCGTGCGGAGTAGGTGCATATGATATGATTGAGTGTTTTGAATTTCAACTCTCACAACTTAATGTAGATACAGAACTTAGTCAGTTGATTGAGAAGATGATCAAAAATCTCAAAGGGATAGATAAATATCATAAACATCACCGCTTTGAAGAGGCGACACAGATCATTAAAAAGTTTAAATCACCTCCGGCGATTGATTATCAAGAGGATAATGAATATATAGTGCCTGATTTTTTTGTGGATG
This Sulfurimonas sp. C5 DNA region includes the following protein-coding sequences:
- a CDS encoding flavodoxin domain-containing protein — translated: MAKYGIFVGTAGGTSMKVADILAEEFGIEEDDIINMEEDFDDVEEQLLEYDVLFLGSSTWGQGDLHFSWVDPILEIEDEDIDFSGKTVAFFGAGDCKKHGEHFCSALGKLHKTFTEAGAKAIGFIPKEDYSYEFSLAEIDGKFCGLGIDEHNESEKTSERIEKWVGLLKSELGE
- a CDS encoding 2Fe-2S iron-sulfur cluster-binding protein, which encodes MTTRVEIINDFLAINVKEGSTIQDIVEASGSALPFGCRDGECGTCIVEVESGMEFLTDKTDKEVKVLKEICSGTCTPNSRLSCQMKIAKPNGLVRLKY
- the nifX gene encoding nitrogen fixation protein NifX — translated: MASTITVTSNVGEPGTIRVAFATNDNENIDAHFGSAKQFNVYDISSNGFDISTIIKIDSKDTDQTVALLDKCDIVYFVNIGPTAAAKIINSGIFPIKYKEVVSIDEELKKLVSMLGTNPPPFIKKIIQKKAA
- a CDS encoding P-II family nitrogen regulator; its protein translation is MKKIEAIIKPYKLEETKEALAEIGIDGLTVSEVQGYGRQKGHTELYRGSEYQTDFIPKNKLEIVVNDSLVDQVTEVIKEVNYTGKIGDGKIMISPIDNTIRIRTGEMGEDAV
- the nifN gene encoding nitrogenase iron-molybdenum cofactor biosynthesis protein NifN; amino-acid sequence: MNKPLQTNPIKLSQPMGALLCFLGIKNCMPLMHGAQGCASFSKVFFTRHFSDPIAIQTTAVNDITAVIDGGEYSISEAIKNITKKVTPDLVGLFTTGMTETKGDDIKGASSLLKDIQLMCYVNTPDFEGGLESGFAKSVEALVEQLVKECSEVNNNKAVLIPNVNLTPIEIEKIKDEIAKFGFEVFALPDLSDSLDGHLGLKQGALSSGGISVEEIQNLGDASVVISIGASVEKAGTLLSQKNEKMTHFHFQTVSGLLAADAFYKALMEFKTLSKPNPSIVRWRKRLQDALLDTHFAIGGTKMVIALEADQALSVATTLIEAGADIKTIVVPTKTKVLDALECEVIVGDFEDVEEKLQDAELLITNFHGERIAHEQHKALLLRGYPNYETVGNQLINDTLYEGSCYLLFSVANLINSTTHH
- a CDS encoding 2Fe-2S iron-sulfur cluster-binding protein — its product is MAKVIFIGFDTEKDGLYHAPKGEPIVRLAKDNGIPINFECQDGECASCLIKYENIEDEEPTNYIEDKELEKLVELGVLKSKDAEHCQQFTISPKVRLACQTLVKGDVIIKPFLQ
- a CDS encoding P-II family nitrogen regulator; this encodes MYLVTAVINKANLKNVLEDLFANNFEGITVSDVIGKGSFGLKEADNGIVDLVEKVKLEMVVSTKENRERAMECVRSNAHDLGRGAGKMWWIDVGGVERIRTGERDQDALTTQIDKKIGNVTHIATTHIDTPCS
- a CDS encoding nitrogen fixation protein NifZ translates to MAANFTFDPDVTLYDSITADRSGRDAEEPKFMIGQKVRLVEDIVNDGTYPHAKIGTLMMPKGTIGYIKTMGDFLQVIRVYEVHFFGAEMEVEIVGCREHELESMDDDYVDEETLDREAFEAHRKKMAKLKEEK
- a CDS encoding NifX-associated nitrogen fixation protein, with translation MENIFIDTLIGQVRALDQFGTWANREDEDILKEKYVKSKEELKNIPVIADIDEMQIQDIRLIYQSVALAFEKKTGIMCSVVMEMSHEGFGRAVVIADKIVIVNKFFKDAHRFSFRTYEQLCEDGEKMVEDAIKIYNEYKK
- a CDS encoding nitrogen fixation protein NifZ encodes the protein MMPKGTIGYIKTMGDFLQVIRVYEVHFFGAEMEVEIVGCREHELESMDDDYVDEETLDREAFEAHRKKMAKLKEEK
- a CDS encoding nitrogenase-stabilizing/protective protein NifW, with the translated sequence MNTTEKSLDEFYELTDAEDYFDFFDLEYDASLVNIKRFHILKEYGTLIKTGMQNLGGQDERLLDFLKYSLLKVYGEFANGYAPSAADVWDMFKDGKLSGCMSCTPQAGNSCGC
- a CDS encoding RNA polymerase factor sigma-54 yields the protein MSAALGLQAKQKQTLQLSLRLWLPLLQAPLQDLETVFKEHSYDNPFLEYNSSFESSYNSSGLIEEINTYKESFYEKVSNQIDAPLFPTPNSQNVAMEILDNIDSDGYFDGDTETIAVKCNTTKEFVESIRQRFAYIDPCGVGAYDMIECFEFQLSQLNVDTELSQLIEKMIKNLKGIDKYHKHHRFEEATQIIKKFKSPPAIDYQEDNEYIVPDFFVDVDEDISVRINHSYYPDIVIKDPFKSKNDELKYKLKEARDLVNLLELRKSTLYKLVLIIVERQMGFFIGSELKPMTMAQVAEEIGFEESTISRAVSNKYIKCDRGIFSLKSFFTNAVSKNLSSSEVKHFIQNLVENEDHDEPLTDQDLVEKVMQRYNMNMVRRTITKYRKQLEIPSSKERKKIYKVRS